From a region of the Mercurialis annua linkage group LG1-X, ddMerAnnu1.2, whole genome shotgun sequence genome:
- the LOC126664927 gene encoding uncharacterized protein LOC126664927 translates to MSAIVYLDTILIPLSLFLMVSYHVYLWHSFKNKPSQTTIGIDSLRRKGWFLAIKESDDKKSMIAVQSLRNTQMATIFIATIAILVNLSLAALTNNAYKASHLLMNGAVFGSQSGRISVLKLGLSSFFLLASFLFSSMGLGFLIDSNFLINVDSASSPSTGYVETVFERGFLLGLIGNRVLCISFPLVLWLLGPVPVALSSVALVWGLYEFDFHGNKFVSSTNNMPILT, encoded by the exons atgagTGCCATTGTTTATCTTGATACTATATTAATCCCTCTAAGTCTCTTTCTAATGGTGAGTTACCATGTCTATCTATGGCATTCTTTCAAGAATAAACCGTCTCAAACCACCATCGGAATTGACTCTTTACGGAGGAAAGGTTGGTTTCTTGCCATTAAAGag AGTGATGACAAGAAAAGTATGATAGCAGTACAAAGCTTGAGAAACACGCAAATGGCAACAATATTTATAGCCACCATAGCAATTCTTGTAAACTTATCATTAGCAGCTTTAACCAACAACGCTTATAAAGCTAGCCATCTCTTGATGAACGGTGCAGTTTTCGGGTCACAGTCCGGGAGAATTTCAGTTCTGAAATTAGGGTTATCATCATTCTTTCTTCTGGCTAGCTTCTTATTTAGTTCTATGGGTCTTGGATTCTTGATAGATTCAAATTTCTTGATCAATGTAGATTCCGCGAGCTCGCCGTCGACGGGATATGTAGAAACGGTATTTGAAAGAGGTTTTTTGTTGGGTTTAATAGGGAATAGAGTTCTGTGTATTTCATTTCCTTTGGTTTTATGGCTACTTGGTCCGGTGCCGGTTGCGTTGTCATCTGTTGcacttgtttgggggttgtatGAGTTTGATTTTCATGGCAATAAGTTTGTGAGTAGCACCAACAATATGCCTATTCTAACATGA